ATCGACCGCCGAATATGCCGAATTTTGATCTCATCAGACCGTTTCGACAGCAGATTGGGATGGTACTTTTGAATCTTCCAAATGTGTATCATCAGACTGCCCAGTGCAGTGTGCAATCCATCCATGTCAGTCGGTAGAATATCGAGGTGGTTAGCATAATCACCAGGGTCGGTGAAGCGGCTATGTGTCGTATAGTAATCCAGAACGTCTGTTTTCATGCCAAATCTCTCCTAAGACTCTTGAGGCCGAGTAGAAGCAGGGTAATGAGCCATTGACAGGCTTTCCACCCACCCTAAACGGTATAAATTCGCCACTGATGTCAATCATGGCAGAGGGTGTGGGGATGGTGTACAACTTCGACAGAAGTTCATCGAACCCATATACGAGATATCCTACAGGATACCCGTAGCCCTCGGTTTGGAAGCCCTCGGAGCCAGCACCACCGGCTCTCACCCCCTGCTCAATAATTCGACAATATCATAAAATGGAATGTTTCGGCTGGATAGGGGAGACTACACATTATTTGTCTCGAAGCGCATCGACCGCGTTTTTTATCGCTGCGATGAGGACTGACTTGCCTATTCTGTCACAACCGCTTCAGGTGAGACGCGAACTGATGACAATATCAAGTAGGTAAAAGCCACCATCATTACAGCAGCTGAAATCAATAGCGTTGCCTCCCAGCCAAAAGTTTCACCGAGGTAGCCACCTGCCAACGCCGCAATCGGAATTATTCCGAATACGACAAGACGCCTGGTGGCATTGATTCTACCTAACAGTCTATCTGGAGTCACTGCTTGCCTCAGGCTAATTTGGCTTATGCTAAAGAGGGTCAACGCCAGGCTAAAGACTGCCTGGATAGCAATGACGGCTGGGAGCTTCATCCAACCGAAGGAGCCTGCGAAAGGAAGCACGCCCATCGCAATGCCCTCAAGTAGCAACGCAATAATCATCAACCAGCCTGCACCCATCCGCTTTGCAAGTGGAACAGCGGATAGGGCCCCGATAATCGAGGCACCTCCTGCAACAGATCCGATGATTCCCAGCCAGATCGGAGTAATGCCCAGGGTGCGAACAAGAAAAAGTGTCCAAACTGTATGTTGTACAGCCCCTGCTGCACTTGCGAGAGCGGTCCCGATAGTCATGGCTCTCAGAATAGGGTGACTGAATAGGGTCGATATTCCCTCCTTAATGGCAGCTATCACCCTTTGGTCTATCCTGGTCCTGATATTATCAGATTCATCAAATCGGATCCTCAATAGGAATAGACCAGATAAGAAGTACGAAATTGAATCCACAAGTATTGCCAACGGCGCACCGAAAATATCGACAAGGTATCCAGCTGCTCCGGGTCCTGCTACATTCGTTGTCGAAGTGCTTAGCTGAAGTCGGGCATTCCCTTCGACCAGATCTTCCCGTTTCACGATAGAAGGCAAAAACGATGTTGAGGCAAGGACGTACATCATCGCGAGTGTACCACCTGTAAAAGCCACAATATATAGCAACTCTATGGATAGCCAGCCAACCAAAGCTGCTGCGGGGACCAGACTTATGACCAATCCTTGTCCGAACGCACTCGCGACCAGTATGGGCTTTCGTTTGGCCCGATCAATCCAGACGCCAGCCAGGAGAGCGAAGAGCAGCACTGGAAGATGCGTTGCTGCGTTGAGGAATCCCATTTCCTTCGCGCCAACCTGAAGCGTTATTACTGCAACAAGGGGAAGCGCAAGGTTGGTGACAGAAGAGCCAAGATCCGAAATAGTGACGCCACCCCAGAGCTTGGCAAAGTCAGAATTGGAATGCGCCAGCCGGAAGAGGCCGCCCTCAGGTGCTATACTCATTTGCTTACTCATTTCGTATGGTCGTGTTATGTGTCGTGCGATCCTCTATCCGTCGCCGAATGTGCCAATTGCGATTTCGTAGTCGTGCCTGTCGGCGAGCCCCACCTTTTCTGCCACTCTGATCGAT
The sequence above is drawn from the Gemmatimonadota bacterium genome and encodes:
- a CDS encoding MFS transporter, which codes for MSIAPEGGLFRLAHSNSDFAKLWGGVTISDLGSSVTNLALPLVAVITLQVGAKEMGFLNAATHLPVLLFALLAGVWIDRAKRKPILVASAFGQGLVISLVPAAALVGWLSIELLYIVAFTGGTLAMMYVLASTSFLPSIVKREDLVEGNARLQLSTSTTNVAGPGAAGYLVDIFGAPLAILVDSISYFLSGLFLLRIRFDESDNIRTRIDQRVIAAIKEGISTLFSHPILRAMTIGTALASAAGAVQHTVWTLFLVRTLGITPIWLGIIGSVAGGASIIGALSAVPLAKRMGAGWLMIIALLLEGIAMGVLPFAGSFGWMKLPAVIAIQAVFSLALTLFSISQISLRQAVTPDRLLGRINATRRLVVFGIIPIAALAGGYLGETFGWEATLLISAAVMMVAFTYLILSSVRVSPEAVVTE